From the genome of Bradyrhizobium elkanii USDA 76, one region includes:
- a CDS encoding CGNR zinc finger domain-containing protein, translating to MFIADSLGLDFINSIATPVDTPVDWIADGDGLLRWLAQAQLVPPVVLDELKARATPGALDNAAGQARDLREWFRGFVRKHMGRPLTPRALKELEPLNRLLESDQAFSKIVAHRQKDGDDGFALERTRRWRSAETLLLPIGEAMARVVCEESFSDIKACEGPACTLMFADHTRARARRWCSMAICGNRAKQAAHRSRMKDRG from the coding sequence ATGTTCATCGCAGACAGCCTGGGCCTCGATTTCATCAATTCGATCGCGACGCCGGTCGATACGCCGGTGGACTGGATCGCCGATGGCGACGGCCTGTTGCGCTGGCTAGCGCAGGCGCAGTTGGTGCCGCCCGTTGTGCTCGACGAGCTCAAGGCGCGCGCGACGCCTGGCGCGCTCGACAATGCCGCCGGTCAGGCCCGCGATTTGCGCGAATGGTTCCGCGGCTTCGTCCGCAAGCATATGGGCCGGCCGCTGACGCCGCGGGCGCTCAAGGAGCTCGAGCCGCTGAACCGGCTGCTGGAAAGCGATCAGGCGTTCAGCAAGATCGTGGCGCATCGCCAAAAGGACGGCGATGACGGTTTCGCGCTGGAGCGGACGCGGCGCTGGCGCTCGGCCGAAACATTGCTGCTGCCGATTGGGGAAGCGATGGCCAGGGTCGTCTGCGAGGAAAGCTTCTCCGACATCAAGGCGTGCGAGGGCCCGGCGTGCACGCTGATGTTTGCCGACCACACGCGGGCGCGGGCGCGCCGATGGTGCAGCATGGCGATCTGCGGCAACCGCGCCAAGCAGGCCGCGCACCGCAGCCGGATGAAGGACAGGGGCTGA
- a CDS encoding DEAD/DEAH box helicase yields the protein MPFPTTSSPLARALAERNYDQPTPVQLAVLADDAVDRDLLVSAQTGSGKTVAYGLAMAKDLLDGAERFEPAAAPLALIVAPTRELALQVQRELAWLYEHADARVVSCVGGMDPRREQRELAEGAHIVVGTPGRLCDHLRRGRLDISGLKVVVLDEADEMLNLGFREDMEFILETTPDTRRTLLFSATFPRGIVALAKQYQEQAFRIEVAGDEGGHADIEYRAIRVAADDVEHAVVNVLRFHEAPSALVFCNTREAVRHLQAALLERGFSVAALSGEMTQNERTQALQALRDGRSRVCVATDVAARGIDLPSLDLVIHADLPKDPEVMQHRSGRTGRAGRKGVSILLVPPARRRRAELLLDLAGIDVVWGSAPQAEEIRKLDHDRLLQDAVFSEEATSDDLALAQALLAERSPEAIASALARLYRARLPAPEDILDPGEGRGRDRDDRRGERASRRDDRAAGPRSKTGKSSARHGMEEATVWFRAAIGRRKNAEARWLLPMICRRGGIDKRDIGAIKIMDTTTEFEIAARVADSFAVKIKRPDKEDSIRIEPLAGAPQGEAREKPARKPWRDNDDGGYSAPRADEGAARRGGKPDREARAFSSEAASGSRHEYASKKESRDSARSDRDGKGFKPKSGDEPRFGKKKKHRGKSGQGGVTQWPDVSAKPKFGKKPKKKRRG from the coding sequence GTGCCCTTTCCGACCACAAGTTCGCCGCTCGCCCGCGCCTTGGCTGAGCGCAACTACGATCAACCGACCCCTGTCCAGCTCGCCGTGCTCGCGGACGACGCCGTCGACCGTGATCTCCTCGTTTCAGCCCAGACCGGCTCGGGCAAGACCGTTGCCTACGGCTTGGCCATGGCAAAGGACCTGCTCGACGGCGCCGAGCGGTTCGAGCCGGCTGCCGCCCCGCTGGCCCTGATCGTCGCGCCGACCCGCGAGCTCGCCTTGCAGGTTCAGCGCGAGCTTGCGTGGCTCTACGAGCATGCCGATGCCCGCGTCGTCTCCTGCGTCGGCGGCATGGATCCGCGCCGCGAGCAGCGCGAGCTTGCCGAGGGCGCCCACATCGTGGTCGGGACGCCCGGCCGGTTGTGCGACCATTTGCGGCGCGGCCGTCTCGACATTTCGGGACTCAAGGTCGTCGTGCTCGACGAGGCCGATGAAATGCTCAATCTCGGTTTCCGCGAGGATATGGAATTCATCCTCGAGACCACGCCGGACACCCGCCGCACCTTGCTGTTCTCGGCGACGTTCCCGCGCGGCATCGTCGCGCTCGCCAAGCAGTATCAGGAGCAGGCGTTCCGGATCGAGGTCGCGGGCGACGAAGGCGGCCATGCCGATATCGAATACCGCGCCATCCGGGTGGCCGCCGACGATGTCGAGCACGCGGTCGTCAACGTGCTGCGTTTCCATGAGGCGCCGAGCGCGCTGGTGTTTTGCAACACCCGTGAGGCCGTCAGGCATTTGCAGGCGGCGCTGCTTGAGCGCGGGTTCTCCGTCGCCGCGCTGTCGGGCGAAATGACCCAGAACGAGCGCACCCAGGCGCTGCAGGCGTTGCGCGACGGACGGTCGCGGGTTTGCGTCGCGACCGACGTCGCGGCGCGCGGCATCGATCTGCCGAGCCTCGATCTCGTCATTCACGCGGATTTGCCGAAAGATCCCGAGGTCATGCAGCATCGCTCCGGCCGCACCGGCCGTGCCGGCCGCAAGGGCGTCAGCATCCTGCTGGTGCCGCCGGCACGGCGGCGGCGCGCCGAATTGCTGCTCGATCTCGCCGGCATCGATGTGGTGTGGGGCTCCGCGCCGCAGGCGGAGGAGATCCGCAAGCTCGACCATGATCGCCTGCTGCAGGATGCGGTGTTCTCCGAGGAGGCGACATCAGATGATCTGGCACTGGCGCAGGCCCTGCTCGCCGAACGCTCGCCCGAGGCGATTGCCTCAGCGCTCGCCCGGCTCTATCGCGCGCGGCTGCCGGCGCCCGAAGACATTCTCGATCCCGGCGAGGGACGCGGCCGGGACCGCGACGATCGCCGCGGCGAGCGCGCCTCGCGGCGCGATGATCGTGCCGCCGGGCCGCGATCGAAGACCGGCAAGTCATCCGCGCGTCATGGCATGGAGGAGGCGACCGTCTGGTTCCGCGCCGCGATCGGACGCCGGAAGAATGCCGAAGCCCGCTGGCTGCTGCCGATGATCTGCCGCCGTGGCGGCATCGACAAGCGCGACATCGGCGCGATCAAGATCATGGACACGACCACCGAGTTCGAGATCGCCGCGCGGGTCGCGGATTCCTTCGCGGTCAAGATCAAGCGCCCGGACAAGGAAGACAGCATCCGCATCGAGCCGCTGGCGGGCGCACCGCAGGGCGAGGCGCGCGAGAAGCCGGCGCGCAAGCCCTGGCGCGACAATGACGACGGCGGATACAGCGCGCCGCGCGCCGACGAGGGGGCAGCAAGGCGGGGCGGCAAGCCGGATCGCGAGGCCAGAGCGTTTTCGAGCGAAGCCGCGAGCGGTTCGCGTCACGAATACGCGTCAAAAAAGGAATCCAGGGACTCGGCCCGATCCGATCGGGACGGAAAAGGCTTCAAGCCGAAATCCGGCGACGAGCCACGGTTCGGGAAGAAAAAGAAGCATCGGGGAAAGTCGGGCCAGGGCGGCGTCACACAGTGGCCGGACGTGTCGGCGAAACCGAAGTTCGGCAAGAAGCCGAAGAAGAAGCGGCGGGGCTGA